In Triticum aestivum cultivar Chinese Spring chromosome 5B, IWGSC CS RefSeq v2.1, whole genome shotgun sequence, the following proteins share a genomic window:
- the LOC123115836 gene encoding NADH-ubiquinone oxidoreductase chain 3-like, whose translation MPLREQGAPRGERENEVGFGDVGICTYLVISPLVSLIPLGVPFPFASNSSTYPEKLSAYECGSDPSGDARSRFDIRFYLVPILFIIPDPEVTFSFPWAVPPNKIDLFGSWSMMAFLLILTIGSLYEWKRGASDRE comes from the coding sequence ATGCCGCTCCGCGAGCAAGGAGCGCCGCGAGGAGAGCGAGAGAACGAAGTGGGCTTTGGTGATGTCGGAATTTGCACCTATTTAGTGATCAGTCCGCTAGTTTCTTTGATTCCACTCGGTGTTCCTTTTCCATTTGCTTCCAATAGTTCAACCTATCCAGAAAAATTGTCGGCCTACGAATGTGGTTCCGATCCCTCCGGTGATGCCAGAAGTCGTTTCGATATACGATTTTATCTGGTTCCTATTTTATTTATTATCCCTGATCCGGAagtcaccttttcttttccttgggcAGTACCTCCTAACAAGATTGATCTGTTTGGATCTTGGTCCATGATGGCCTTTTTATTGATTTTGACGATTGGATCTCTCTATGAATGGAAAAGGGGTGCTTCGGATCGGGAGTAA